The Haloprofundus salinisoli region GCAGGCGCGCATCCAGTTCACCGGACAGATACGCCACCAGGAGAACCGTGCCTTCCGAACGGTTCTCGATCTGGATCTCGAACAGATCGATCACGTCTCCGAAATCGCCGCCGAGAACGTCGTCCTCGTCGACCACAACACCCCCCGCGGGTTCGCGGGTGCCGAGAGCGTCCTCCCGTTCGCCGTCGTCGACCACCATCCCGGCGACGGCGCGGGCGAGGAGTTCACCGACGTGCGGACGAACTACGGCGCGTGCGCCAGCATCGTCGCCGAGTACTTCCGCGACATCGGCGCGAAACCCGTCCCGCCGGACCAACACGCCAGCGAGATAAACGCCCGATACACGATGCCGTCGACGGTGGCGACCGGGTTGCTGTACGGCATTCTGGCGGACACGAAACGCCTCACGTCCGGGTGCGTCGCCGCCGACTTCACCGCCAGCGGCTATCTCTACCCCGGCGTCGACGAGGACCTTCTGGACCGCATCGCCAACCCGCAGGTCGGCGCGGAGGTTCTCGAAGTGAAGGCCCGCGCCATCGCCGGCCGGAAAGTGCAGGGTTCCTTCGCCGTCAGCGACGTGGGTCCCGTCTCGAACGTCGACTCCATCCCGCAGGCGGCGGACGAGTTGATGCATCTCGAAGGCGTGACGGCGGTCGTCGTCTGCGGCGAACGCGACGGCACGGTGTACCTGTCGGGGCGCTCCCGCGACGACCGGGTCCACATGGGGCGGGCGTTAGAGGCGGCCGTCGCCGACATCCCCAGCGCCTCGGCGGGCGGTCACGCCCGTATGGGCGGCGGCCAGATTCCGCAGGTCGACCCGACCGGCGGCGACGTGCCGACTCCGGTCCCCCGAAACGGCCTCGTGGACCGCCTGTTCCAGACGCTCACCGGCGACGTGTAACGCTTTTTCCCTCCGACCGACCTACATCCGACCATGGCAACCGCCAGCGGCACGTGGGGGTATCGGGACCGCTTCGGCGACAGTTTCGGGCGCACCTACTTCCGCCGGTTCGGTCCCGGGGTGGTGTCGAGCATCGGCGTCGGGACGTACCTCGGCGACCCGACCGACGCCGTCGACGACGAGTACCGGGGGGCGCTCGTCGAGGCGTTCGAGAGCGGCGTCAACCTCGTCGACACCGCCATAAACTACCGCTGTCAGCGGAGCGAGCGCGCGGTGGGACGCGCGCTCGGCGAGGCCGACATCGACAGAGAAGAGGTCGTCGTCGCCACGAAGGGGGGGTTCCTCCCGTTCGACGGCAAGCCTCCGAGCGACCCGAGCGCCTACGTCCGCGAGCAGTTCGTCGAGACGGGCCTCGTCGACGTCGACGACCTCGCACGCGGCAGTCACTGCATCGCCCCCGACTTCCTGGACGCGATGCTTGACCGCTCGCTCTCGAATCTCGATCTCGACAGTATCGACTGCTACTACGTCCACAACCCCGAGACGCAGTTGACCGTGCGCGACGCCGACGCGGTTTACGACCGACTGGAGGCCGCATTCACGAGACTCGAAGAACGAAAAACGGCGGACGACATCGGCGGCTACGGCGTCGCCACGTGGGAAGCGTTCCGCGTGCCCCCGGAGCATCCGAGTCATCTCTCGCTCTCGGAAGTCGTCTCGCGGGCGGAACGCGCCGCCGCCGCCGCCGGCAACGAGGAGTCGGGGCTAATCGCGCTCCAGCTGCCGTTCAACGTCGAGATGGCCGACGCGTTCACCGCGAAGGTCCACGAGCGTGACGGCGAGCGGGTGAGCGCGCTGGAGTTCGCCCACGACGCCGGACTCTCGGTGTTCGCCAGCGCGAGTCTCAAACAGGGCGACCTCGTCGCTGGACTCCCGGACGCCGTCGCCGCCGAGGTGGAGGGCGACTCGGCGACGCAACGGGCGCTCAACTTCGCGCGGAG contains the following coding sequences:
- a CDS encoding aldo/keto reductase, with translation MATASGTWGYRDRFGDSFGRTYFRRFGPGVVSSIGVGTYLGDPTDAVDDEYRGALVEAFESGVNLVDTAINYRCQRSERAVGRALGEADIDREEVVVATKGGFLPFDGKPPSDPSAYVREQFVETGLVDVDDLARGSHCIAPDFLDAMLDRSLSNLDLDSIDCYYVHNPETQLTVRDADAVYDRLEAAFTRLEERKTADDIGGYGVATWEAFRVPPEHPSHLSLSEVVSRAERAAAAAGNEESGLIALQLPFNVEMADAFTAKVHERDGERVSALEFAHDAGLSVFASASLKQGDLVAGLPDAVAAEVEGDSATQRALNFARSAPAVTAALVGTKSRNHVAENVAAGTFDPLGAKAFDAVFE
- a CDS encoding DHH family phosphoesterase; this translates as MPSRVAATEALSDAEVFVRDNPEIATVLAVGLVALFGVSYALRWFRRPMGVQFKRALSDLDEIAVLMHPNPDPDAMAAAIGVACLADQVDTQARIQFTGQIRHQENRAFRTVLDLDLEQIDHVSEIAAENVVLVDHNTPRGFAGAESVLPFAVVDHHPGDGAGEEFTDVRTNYGACASIVAEYFRDIGAKPVPPDQHASEINARYTMPSTVATGLLYGILADTKRLTSGCVAADFTASGYLYPGVDEDLLDRIANPQVGAEVLEVKARAIAGRKVQGSFAVSDVGPVSNVDSIPQAADELMHLEGVTAVVVCGERDGTVYLSGRSRDDRVHMGRALEAAVADIPSASAGGHARMGGGQIPQVDPTGGDVPTPVPRNGLVDRLFQTLTGDV